From Montipora foliosa isolate CH-2021 chromosome 6, ASM3666993v2, whole genome shotgun sequence, a single genomic window includes:
- the LOC138006944 gene encoding calmodulin-like, translating to MNRLDVRFANWKDSIVLKTRDVLKALTRVSFRVPRKMLLQKEFVKLIMEDQKKPDEREADTMLAFRIFDADNKGYVDSAELRYILLNMDKRIPTEELNELIVIADLERDRKISYQEFLALVECHGGRFT from the exons ATGAACCGACTTGATGTTAGATTCGCTAATTGGAAAGAtagcatcgttttgaaaactaGAGACGTTTTAAAAGCGTTAACTCGAGTTTCTTTTAGAGTCCCAAGAAAAATGTTGTTACAGAAAG AGTTTGTTAAACTAATAATGGAAGATCAGAAGAAACCAGATGAACGAGAAGCCGACACAATGCTAGCGTTCAGAATTTTCGACGCCGATAACAAAGGTTACGTCGATTCAGCGGAGCTACGCTACATTCTATTAAATATGGACAAGAGAATTCCAACGGAGGAACTAAACGAACTGATAGTGATTGCAGACCTAGAAAGGGACAGAAAAATTAGTTACCAAG AATTCCTCGCTTTAGTGGAATGCCATGGCGGACGTTTTACCTGA